DNA from Penaeus vannamei isolate JL-2024 chromosome 3, ASM4276789v1, whole genome shotgun sequence:
ttaaaaagaaaggaacatagaAATGGCAACATGTggacgaagcagagagagaaaaaaaactataacaatCTCTATCCAAGCGAAGTTGCCAATTAGAGATTAATAATGATCATCTGAATTCGACGTTCAGAATAACAGCGGCTTAttgcttatgattattatcaccatccacTTAATTATCCAATAATTATCATGCTTCCCCTGTCAGTCAACGAATAGTCATCAAAACAAAGTAATTTATTTATCAGCCTTTCATCTATCATTGACctcaaaaagcaaacaaaaaacaaaaaaataatataataataataataaaaaataaaatgaaaaatataataataataataataataataataataataataataataataataataataataataataatgataataataataaagaaataaagaagagaaaaaatcaggTATTTAAAAAAGGCAgtttagagagggaaagagagagagagagagagagagagagggagagagagagagagagagagagagagagagagagagagagagagagagagagagagagagagagagagagagagagggagaaagaaagaagaaagagaggaagaagagagaagagaaagaagaggaaagaaagaggagagagagagagagagagagagagagagagagagagagagagagagagagagagagagagagagagagagagagagagagagagagagagagagagagagagagagagagagagagagagagagagagagagagagagagagagagagagagagagagagagagaaagagagagagagagagagagagagagagagagaagagagagagagagagagagagagagagagagagacagagagagaaagagagagaaagagagagagagagagagagagagagagagagagagagagagagagagagagagagagagagagagagagagagagaaagagagagagagagagagaagagaaagagagagagagagagagagagagagagagagagagagagagacagagagagagagagagagagagagagagagagagagatagacagacagacagagagagagagagacagacagacagacagagagagagaggagagggagagagagagaacgagagagaatttaCATCTACTCTACACCAACTACACATCTAACTCTACACCTCCTCTACACCTCCTCTCCACCTACTCACCAGGGCCGCGTCCGTCGTAAGTAAAGTCCTCAATGTAGAGTTTATCCTCGTCGACTGCCCAGACGGTGCCAGAGACGTTGTGCTGGAGAGTCCGGAGAGTGCCTATGAGTGCCCCCCGTTGTCGGTCCCTCGCCTGCTGTTTGAACCCatctgtggaggagggggagggggttagaggggggtgttggtggcggggtgggtggttgggaggttgggggggtaaGTGGGATGGTGGTtgtgggatggtgggtggggtggttgtggtatggtggttgtggttgtagtgGTTGGGGTATGGTGGTTGTGGGATGGTGGTTGTgggatggtggttgtggttgtagtggttgtggtgACTTTGgtagttgtagtggcagtggtcgTAGTGActttggtggttgtggtggttgtagtggcagtggttgtggtggttgtagtggcagtggttgtggtGACTTTAGAGGTTGTGGTGACtttagtggttgtggttgtggtgactttagtggttgtggttgtggtgactttagtggttgtggttgtggtggtgacaGTTATGATGGCTGTTTTGATTACAATAACTGTGGTGCTGGtgacactattactactactactcatgataattataatagtaatgataacattgataataatgttaataataataatgataataacaaaaacaaaaacaatattaataacaataataataaccatcaaaaattaatagcaataattctaataatgataatgatgataatgattaaataataatgatgatgataacaataacaataatgataacaattattttgCAAGGAAAGAAtgttatatactttcttttttataatttgccCTACCAACAAAATacgtaaattgataaatatatagacaaacaagcaattagatagatatataaatagatgaaagaataaagaaacatgaatcattaatgaaataaaaaaatagttatatgaATTACGTGcctaatttttttccttcattaccGTCACCCACCTTTTCATGTACAAACAAATGAGCAAAAATAACCTTTTCATATATTCTACCCTCGCCATTCTCCATCTTACAAAGAAATACAGACAggaacgaacaacaacaacaacaaaaaataaatattcatatctatattcttattattgcttctCGCCCTCCTACGAATGAGGGGATACGCGCCTAATGGTATTTTTAGACTACCTGGTTACCCCTCCAATGACACAAACCCTTTCGACCctaaacaactacaaacaaatacgacccccgcgcctctaacaactacaaacaaatacgacccccgcgcctctaacaactacaaacaaatac
Protein-coding regions in this window:
- the LOC138859983 gene encoding salivary glue protein Sgs-3-like codes for the protein MSSSSNSVTSTTVIVIKTAIITVTTTTTTTKVTTTTTTKVTTTTTTKVTTTSKVTTTTATTTTTTTATTTTTTTKVTTTTATTTTKVTTTTTTTTTIPQPPSHNHHTPTTTTTTTIPQPPHPPSHNHHPTYPPNLPTTHPATNTPL